The Triticum aestivum cultivar Chinese Spring chromosome 7B, IWGSC CS RefSeq v2.1, whole genome shotgun sequence genome window below encodes:
- the LOC123157014 gene encoding transducin beta-like protein 3 yields MALSQGPKNNYRCDRSLQQFYTGGPFAVGRAPRGEGEGDAEEAFLACACGSELRVVSAADASAIGEPIDGDSEAVTGIALSPDSRLLFAAGHSKLIRVWDLASRTCIRSWKGHDGPVMAMSCHASGGLLATAGADKKVCVWDVDGGFCTHFFRGHTGVVTTIMFHRDPKRLLLFSGSDDGTVRVWNLESKKCIAVLNAHFSTVTSLALSEDGLTLLSAGRDKVVNVWDLRKYASKKTIPAYEMIEGVSFIGPGSGILACLGVEAAKLKEKTDGYFLTVGERGIVRIWCLESAVCVFEQQSSDVTINSENEESRRGFTATNMLPDDQGILCVTADQQFLFYSCTRTDEGTFQLNLYKRLIGYNDEILDLKFVGEDEQYLAVATNLEQVRVYDVASMSCSYVLAGHTEIVVCLDTCVSASGKTLVVTGSKDNTVRLWDMEKRSCIGTGKGHLGAIGCVAFSKKSKNFFVSGSSDRTIKVWTWDDTLIDAGGEVPLKAKAGVAAHDKDINSLSVSPNDGLVCSGSEDRTASIWKLPNLVSSVVLKGHKRGIWSVEFSPVEQCVITSSGDKTVKIWHVADGSCLKTFEGHTSSVLRASFLSRGTQFVSCGSDGLVKLWTIKTNECIATYDKHDGKIWALAVGKRTEMLATGGTDSDLNLWHDCTMEDKQEDFLKKEEEVLRGQELENAVSDSDYTRAIQLAFELRRPRRLLELFSQLCRKADPEDPIEKALVGLPKEGLRVLLEYIREWNTKPKFCHVAQFVLFRVLRSLPPTDILEIKGISELLEGLIPYSQRHFSRVDRLVRSTFLLDYTLARMSVVDPDVDAGTTKDSSMNNVEMAPAEPAQDTPEKPGRKRKSSKTTSQSSKKSSKKVKASSSAVVSVEA; encoded by the exons ATGGCTCTGTCGCAGGGGCCCAAGAACAACTACCGCTGCGACCGCTCGCTGCAGCAGTTCTACACGGGCGGGCCCTTCGCCGTCGGGCGCGCCCCccgcggcgagggcgagggcgacgccGAGGAGGCGTTCCTCGCGTGCGCCTGCGGCAGCGAGCTGCGCGTGGTGTCCGCCGCCGACGCCTCCGCCATAGGGGAGCCCATCGACGGCGACTCCGAGGCCGTCACGGGGATCGCGCTGTCCCCCGACTCCCGCCTGCTCTTTGCTGCTGGCCACAGCAAGCTTATCAGGGTCTGGGACCTCGCGTCTCGCACTTGCATCCGCAGCTGGAAG GGACATGATGGTCCTGTTATGGCCATGTCATGCCATGCTTCTGGTGGGTTGCTTGCAACCGCCGGAGCAGACAAGAAGGTTTGCGTGTGGGATGTGGATGGTGGGTTTTGCACACATTTCTTTAGAGGTCATACAGGTGTTGTGACGACCATAATGTTCCACAGAGATCCAAAGCGCCTTCTG TTATTTTCAGGAAGTGATGATGGCACAGTGCGCGTTTGGAACCTTGAAAGCAAAAAATGCATTGCGGTGCTTAACGCACATTTTTCAACAGTGACTTCGTTGGCATTATCAGAAGACGGGCTAACATTGCTCAGTGCAGGAAGGGATAAG GTTGTGAATGTGTGGGATCTTCGGAAGTACGCCTCAAAGAAGACAATACCAGCATATGAAATGATAGAAGGTGTTTCCTTCATTGGACCAGGGAGCGGCATCTTGGCTTGTTTGGGTGTCGAAGCGGCAAAGTTGAAGGAAAAAACGGATGGTTATTTTCTTACGGTTGGTGAACGTGGAATCGTGCGCATATGGTGCTTGGAAAG CGCTGTCTGCGTGTTTGAGCAGCAGTCATCTGATGTAACCATCAACTCAGAAAACGAGGAATCTAGAAGGGGCTTTACAGCTACTAATATGTTGCCAGATGATCAAGGAATTCTATGTGTCACTGCTGATCAACAATTTTTGTTCTATTCTTGTACAAGAACTGATGAAGGGACTTTCCAGTTGAACCTATATAAACGTCTAATAGGTTATAATGACGAGATTCTTGATTTGAAGTTTGTTGGGGAAGATGAACAATATCTTGCCGTAGCCACTAACTTGGAGCAG GTCCGTGTTTATGAcgttgcatcaatgtcatgttctTATGTGCTGGCGGGTCACACTGAAATTGTTGTTTGCCTTGATACCTGTGTGTCTGCTTCTGGGAAGACACTTGTTGTAACTGGGAGCAAAGATAATACT GTAAGATTGTGGGATATGGAAAAGAGAAGCTGTATTGGTACTGGTAAAGGCCATCTAGGAGCTATTGGTTGTGTTGCTTTCTCAAAGAAGtcaaagaacttttttgttagtgGTAGCAG TGACCGAACAATCAAGGTTTGGACCTGGGATGATACACTCATTGATGCTGGCGGTGAAGTTCCTCTCAAAGCAAAGGCTGGTGTAGCTGCACATGATAAAGATATTAATTCTCTGTCTGTCTCACCTAATGACGGCCTTGTTTGCAGTGGTTCGGAG GACCGAACTGCAAGCATATGGAAACTCCCTAACCTAGTGTCATCGGTTGTCCTTAAAGGGCATAAAAGGGGCATTTGGTCAGTTGAGTTTTCCCCTGTTGAACAATGTGTCATAACATCATCTGGTGACAAAACTGTCAAAATATGGCATGTTGCTGATGGCTCATGCCTGAAGACATTTGAGGGTCATACATCAAGTGTTTTAAGAGCTTCATTCCTTTCACGTGGAACTCAGTTTGTTTCTTGTG GAAGCGATGGTCTAGTGAAGCTATGGACGATAAAGACGAATGAGTGCATTGCTACGTATGACAAGCACGATGGGAAG ATTTGGGCACTGGCTGTTGGCAAGAGAACTGAAATGCTTGCTACTGGCGGAACTGATTCTGATCTTAACCTTTGGCACGATTGCACGATGGAAGATAAGCAGGAGGATTTCCTTAAGAAG GAGGAGGAAGTTTTAAGAGGCCAGGAATTGGAAAATGCAGTGTCAGATTCTGACTATACAAGAGCAATACAACTCGCATTTGAGCTTAGAAGACCACGCAGGCTTCTTGAGTTATTCTCACAGCTTTGCAG GAAAGCTGATCCAGAGGACCCTATAGAAAAAGCCCTTGTTGGTCTCCCAAAGGAAGGGCTTCGCGTGCTTCTTGAGTATATACGTGAATGGAACACAAAGCCCAAGTTTTGTCATGTTGCACAGTTTGTACTTTTTCGGGTGTTGAGGAGCTTGCCTCCCACTGATATCCTGGAG ATAAAAGGCATCAGTGAGCTCCTCGAGGGCCTCATTCCATATTCGCAAAGGCACTTCAGCAGAGTCGATAGACTAGTACGCAGCACGTTTTTATTGGACTACACCTTGGCCCGAATGTCTGTCGTAGACCCAGACGTAGATGCGGGCACAACCAAAGACTCGTCAATGAACAATGTTGAGATGGCGCCAGCAGAGCCTGCACAGGACACCCCGGAGAAGCCGGGCAGGAAGAGAAAATCCAGCAAAACAACAAGCCAATCAAGCAAGAAAAGTAGTAAGAAGGTGAAGGCTTCTTCGAGCGCTGTTGTTTCTGTTGAGGCGTAA